One window of the Lujinxingia sediminis genome contains the following:
- a CDS encoding fibrinogen-like YCDxxxxGGGW domain-containing protein — MRVYPSGSIKTPCAAFLLLALIALSACGDNADTSPTEALRDDGAACELDAQCNSDFCHPAEGLCARPTCGDGVIHEGEDCDDAGESEACNDDCTLAQCGDGIVNAAAGEACDDAGESEACNDDCTLAQCGDGEVNASAGEACDDGNAIDDDACTNACALPTCGDGIVQEGVEACDDGNTLNTDACTNTCELPTCGDGIVQPGEGCDDGNTIDTDACTNACALPTCGDGVVQDGEQCDDGNAIDTDACLSTCVAASCGDGAVQEGVEACDDAGESETCNADCTVAECGDGVVNMSAGEECDDANAIDTDACLSTCVAASCGDGIVQEGVEACDDANDVDNDGCTNACQLPSCNDGILNQDETDTDCGGTTCNSCNNGDACTSHSDCATGHCAYGLTCALKPVSCLDLLLGGTTESGAYDLAPDQHSIRGSIYCDMTTDGGGWTLVASSYHFAPDDEEDPGVTSALNTLDGTRVGSGLWGGLRSVVDATGDMRFTCKADASTEGPTFDVDLSFYDVSWYQTITTGTDTDSCFETANGGYTGPWNRRNNLTGEFKPDTDEYNTGAMVGEATCGDIGTFTVDFDDGGAQGDPEDGTDWGNSHYGRRCGHELGPLSYGIWHVWSRETNCFDGRRSGDEVGIDCGGSCGLCQTGASCNVNEDCASALCDEGLCISSHCTNGVQDGDESDLDCGGSCSPCSTGEQCASDADCGGYICTPANTCNGPTSCLTLLNETSGLPDGTYTIDRDGNGPLAPVEVYCDMTSDGGGYTFLKLDPGYRGFASEAEDICASHNMQLHIPRSPSHLAATIALARNPDVGPDAHDDYVRIFGIYPNVNGAACPYQAFNSTNTGCAWRASDQGPFWISNRTDIAEPSGDNIINGSMGYTWDSNGNLIGYNDVDGLGYATNRIICQVGDKLP, encoded by the coding sequence ATGCGTGTGTATCCGTCCGGATCGATCAAAACGCCCTGCGCGGCATTCCTTCTGCTGGCGCTCATCGCCTTGAGCGCCTGCGGCGACAACGCCGACACCTCCCCCACCGAGGCCCTCCGCGACGATGGCGCGGCCTGCGAGTTGGACGCCCAGTGCAACAGCGACTTCTGCCACCCGGCAGAGGGCCTCTGCGCCCGGCCTACCTGCGGCGATGGCGTGATTCACGAGGGTGAAGATTGCGACGACGCCGGCGAATCCGAGGCCTGCAACGACGACTGCACCCTCGCTCAGTGTGGCGACGGCATCGTGAATGCGGCCGCTGGAGAGGCCTGCGACGACGCCGGCGAATCCGAGGCCTGCAACGACGACTGCACCCTCGCTCAGTGTGGCGACGGTGAGGTCAACGCGAGCGCTGGCGAGGCCTGCGACGACGGCAATGCGATCGACGACGACGCCTGCACCAACGCCTGTGCCCTCCCCACCTGCGGCGACGGTATCGTCCAGGAGGGCGTCGAGGCCTGCGACGACGGCAACACCCTCAACACCGACGCCTGCACCAACACCTGCGAGCTCCCCACCTGCGGCGACGGCATCGTGCAGCCCGGCGAAGGCTGCGACGACGGCAACACCATCGACACCGACGCCTGCACCAACGCCTGCGCCCTGCCCACCTGTGGCGACGGCGTCGTCCAGGATGGCGAGCAATGCGACGACGGCAACGCCATCGACACCGACGCCTGCCTCTCCACCTGCGTGGCCGCCTCCTGCGGCGACGGCGCGGTGCAAGAGGGCGTCGAGGCCTGCGACGACGCCGGCGAATCCGAGACCTGCAACGCCGACTGCACCGTAGCCGAGTGTGGCGACGGCGTCGTTAACATGAGCGCCGGGGAAGAATGCGACGACGCCAACGCCATCGACACCGACGCCTGCCTCTCTACCTGCGTGGCCGCCTCCTGCGGTGACGGCATCGTCCAGGAGGGCGTCGAGGCCTGCGACGACGCCAACGACGTCGACAACGATGGCTGCACCAACGCCTGCCAGCTTCCCTCCTGCAATGACGGCATCCTAAACCAGGACGAAACCGACACCGACTGCGGCGGCACCACCTGTAACAGCTGCAACAATGGCGATGCCTGCACCTCCCATAGCGACTGCGCCACCGGCCACTGCGCCTACGGCTTAACCTGCGCCCTCAAGCCGGTCAGCTGTCTCGATCTTTTGCTCGGCGGCACCACCGAGAGCGGGGCCTACGACCTCGCTCCCGACCAGCATAGCATCCGCGGCTCGATCTACTGCGACATGACCACCGACGGCGGCGGCTGGACGCTCGTCGCCTCTTCCTACCATTTCGCCCCCGACGATGAGGAAGACCCCGGCGTCACCTCGGCACTGAACACACTCGACGGGACCAGGGTTGGTTCTGGCCTCTGGGGGGGGCTGCGCTCCGTCGTCGATGCCACCGGGGATATGCGCTTTACCTGCAAAGCCGACGCCTCCACAGAGGGCCCGACCTTCGACGTCGACCTCTCCTTCTACGACGTCTCCTGGTACCAAACGATCACCACCGGCACCGACACCGACTCCTGTTTTGAAACGGCAAACGGCGGCTACACCGGCCCCTGGAATCGACGCAACAACCTCACTGGTGAGTTCAAACCCGATACCGACGAGTACAACACCGGCGCTATGGTGGGGGAAGCCACCTGTGGCGATATAGGCACCTTCACCGTTGACTTCGATGATGGGGGCGCACAAGGCGACCCGGAGGATGGCACCGACTGGGGGAACAGTCACTATGGTCGTAGATGTGGCCACGAGTTAGGTCCCCTATCCTACGGCATCTGGCATGTCTGGAGCCGCGAGACCAACTGCTTCGACGGCCGGCGAAGTGGCGATGAGGTCGGTATCGACTGCGGTGGCTCCTGCGGCCTCTGCCAGACCGGGGCAAGCTGCAACGTCAATGAAGACTGCGCCTCGGCGCTCTGCGACGAGGGCCTGTGCATCTCTTCGCACTGCACCAACGGCGTCCAGGACGGCGACGAGAGCGACCTCGACTGCGGCGGCTCCTGCTCCCCCTGCTCCACTGGCGAGCAATGCGCAAGCGACGCCGACTGCGGTGGCTACATCTGCACCCCCGCCAACACCTGCAACGGGCCCACCAGCTGCCTGACGCTGCTCAATGAGACCTCCGGCCTCCCCGATGGCACCTACACCATCGACCGCGACGGCAATGGCCCCCTCGCCCCGGTCGAGGTCTACTGCGACATGACCAGCGACGGCGGCGGCTACACCTTCCTCAAGCTCGACCCCGGCTACCGCGGCTTCGCCTCGGAGGCCGAGGACATCTGCGCCTCCCACAACATGCAGCTCCACATCCCCCGCTCCCCGTCCCACCTCGCCGCCACCATCGCCCTGGCCCGAAACCCCGACGTGGGCCCCGACGCCCACGACGACTACGTCCGCATCTTTGGCATCTACCCCAACGTCAACGGTGCAGCGTGTCCCTACCAGGCCTTCAACAGCACCAACACAGGCTGCGCCTGGCGCGCAAGCGACCAGGGCCCCTTCTGGATCAGCAACCGCACCGACATCGCCGAGCCCAGCGGCGACAACATTATTAACGGCTCCATGGGCTACACCTGGGACAGCAATGGTAACCTCATCGGCTACAACGACGTTGACGGGCTTGGCTACGCCACCAACCGCATCATCTGCCAGGTGGGGGATAAGCTGCCCTGA
- the darG gene encoding type II toxin-antitoxin system antitoxin DNA ADP-ribosyl glycohydrolase DarG: MMEFTRGNILKADTEAVVNTVNCVGVMGRGIAAQFKRMYPENFKVYAAACKRNEVVPGHMFVFETGLLTPPRFIINFPTKRHWRSKSRIEDIEEGLVALAAEVQKRGITSIAIPPLGCGLGGLDWQDVRPLIERAFADLSDVRVVVFEPHKEGQSAKMATTRKAPEMTPGRAVLVGLFERYLAGLMDPSISLLELHKLMYFAQEAGEPLRLKYVKSHYGPYAENLRHVLAAIEGYMLTGYGDGGDEPEKALELVPGVVEQAREALKAHPDTVERFERVSELVTGFETTFGMELLATVHWVMTQEGISEAGALVDAVHAWNSRKQMFSERQIQIAQQTLESKGWLPVPSAPALR; encoded by the coding sequence ATTATGGAGTTCACTCGCGGAAATATTCTCAAAGCCGACACCGAGGCTGTTGTGAATACGGTGAACTGCGTTGGTGTCATGGGGCGCGGTATCGCTGCTCAGTTCAAACGCATGTATCCGGAAAATTTTAAGGTTTATGCGGCCGCGTGTAAGCGTAATGAGGTCGTGCCGGGTCATATGTTCGTATTTGAAACCGGGTTGCTGACGCCTCCGCGCTTCATCATTAACTTCCCCACCAAACGGCATTGGCGCTCGAAGAGTCGTATTGAGGACATCGAAGAAGGGCTCGTCGCTCTGGCGGCGGAAGTGCAAAAGCGGGGTATTACGTCGATTGCGATACCGCCGCTTGGCTGTGGTCTCGGAGGGCTGGACTGGCAAGATGTTCGTCCTTTGATCGAGCGGGCGTTCGCGGACCTCTCAGATGTGCGGGTCGTGGTATTTGAGCCGCATAAAGAAGGACAATCTGCGAAGATGGCCACGACTCGAAAAGCTCCTGAGATGACTCCAGGCCGTGCCGTGCTTGTCGGTCTTTTCGAGCGCTACCTCGCCGGCTTAATGGATCCCTCCATCTCCCTGCTGGAGCTTCATAAGCTGATGTATTTTGCTCAGGAGGCCGGCGAGCCTTTGCGTTTGAAGTACGTCAAAAGTCACTACGGCCCCTATGCCGAGAATCTGCGGCATGTGCTTGCTGCGATCGAGGGCTACATGCTGACAGGTTACGGCGACGGAGGAGACGAGCCAGAAAAGGCTCTTGAGCTTGTGCCGGGTGTTGTCGAGCAGGCGCGAGAGGCTCTTAAAGCACACCCGGACACAGTTGAAAGGTTCGAGCGTGTGTCGGAGTTGGTGACGGGCTTTGAAACCACGTTCGGGATGGAGCTGCTGGCGACGGTTCACTGGGTGATGACGCAGGAAGGGATTAGCGAGGCGGGGGCGCTTGTGGATGCAGTTCATGCCTGGAATTCCCGCAAGCAGATGTTCAGCGAGCGTCAGATTCAGATCGCGCAGCAGACGCTTGAGAGCAAAGGGTGGCTGCCGGTGCCGAGCGCCCCAGCGCTCCGCTAG
- the darT gene encoding type II toxin-antitoxin system toxin DNA ADP-ribosyl transferase DarT → MSVPPSEPKIYHITHVNNLPAIIASGGLISDATMIQQGGPVANIGMSHIKKRRLSLPVACQPGLNVGDCVPFYFCPRSIMLYLIYCRNHPDLTYRGGQGPIVHLEADFCAVVDWAEGNNRRWAFSLANAGAVYAAFRDSLSSLDEIDWDAIKSTNFATGSITPSGNQVKEAKQAEFLLEDSFPWHLVQRIGVASDSLVATTRAQLATAHHQPNVSVMPSWYF, encoded by the coding sequence ATGAGTGTCCCCCCGTCAGAGCCGAAAATCTATCACATCACGCACGTGAATAATCTACCGGCGATCATCGCCAGTGGAGGGCTCATTAGCGATGCCACCATGATCCAACAGGGTGGACCTGTTGCGAATATTGGCATGAGCCATATCAAAAAACGGCGTTTATCCTTGCCCGTCGCGTGTCAGCCCGGTCTTAACGTGGGCGACTGCGTTCCGTTCTATTTTTGCCCGCGTTCGATCATGCTTTATTTGATCTATTGTCGGAATCATCCCGATCTGACGTATCGAGGAGGGCAAGGGCCCATTGTTCATCTCGAGGCAGATTTTTGTGCTGTCGTGGATTGGGCTGAGGGGAATAATCGCCGCTGGGCGTTCAGTCTAGCGAATGCGGGAGCGGTGTACGCGGCCTTTCGAGATAGCTTGAGCAGCCTTGACGAGATTGACTGGGACGCGATCAAGTCGACTAATTTCGCCACGGGATCGATTACGCCGAGCGGCAATCAGGTGAAAGAAGCGAAACAGGCCGAGTTTCTTCTGGAGGACAGCTTCCCCTGGCACCTGGTGCAACGGATTGGAGTTGCCTCTGACTCTCTTGTCGCCACGACCCGGGCACAACTGGCAACTGCTCATCATCAACCGAACGTCTCGGTCATGCCGAGCTGGTACTTTTGA
- a CDS encoding AAA family ATPase, whose amino-acid sequence MAKADQIKALIRSHSEGDDTRFYAVAMQVAAQAARSGHGKFAQELRELVDKAKVQAKAPSSSRSARPVPLTQPRGELAGLLSVGYPKTRLVDMALSPALAERLDRVIREQKQRERLRSHGFSPLRKLLLVGPPGTGKTMSASALAGELGLPLFTIQLDGLITKYMGETAAKLRLVFEAIAETRGVYLFDEFDALGSQRGRDNDVGEIRRVLNSFLQFLELDDSDSLVIGATNHVGLLDEAVFRRFDAALEYELPTPDVAAEVMKARLALLDTSAIDWSAASASAEGLSHAELARACEQAAKDALLEDTTRLETAGLVGALDERELIFAKRTREGAKAMLRGEVEVRS is encoded by the coding sequence ATGGCCAAAGCCGACCAGATCAAAGCGCTGATTCGCTCCCACTCGGAGGGTGACGATACGCGTTTTTATGCGGTGGCGATGCAGGTCGCGGCGCAGGCGGCGCGCTCGGGTCATGGCAAATTCGCGCAGGAGCTCCGGGAGCTGGTTGACAAAGCCAAAGTTCAGGCGAAAGCGCCTTCGTCATCACGCTCTGCACGCCCGGTGCCGCTGACCCAACCTCGGGGAGAGCTCGCGGGCCTCTTGAGCGTGGGCTATCCGAAGACGCGCCTTGTGGATATGGCGTTGAGCCCCGCGCTTGCCGAGCGGCTGGATCGGGTGATCCGCGAGCAGAAGCAGCGCGAACGGTTGCGCTCGCACGGATTTTCGCCCCTGCGCAAGCTGCTTCTCGTCGGCCCGCCCGGCACCGGTAAGACCATGAGCGCGTCGGCGCTCGCTGGCGAGCTCGGGCTGCCTCTATTCACGATTCAACTCGACGGTCTGATCACCAAGTATATGGGCGAGACTGCGGCGAAACTGCGTCTTGTCTTTGAGGCAATCGCAGAGACGCGCGGCGTGTATCTCTTCGACGAGTTCGACGCGCTGGGCAGCCAGCGGGGCCGGGATAATGACGTTGGCGAGATTCGGCGCGTGCTCAACTCCTTCCTCCAGTTTTTGGAGCTGGACGATTCGGACAGCCTGGTCATCGGTGCGACCAACCATGTGGGACTTCTCGATGAGGCGGTCTTCCGCCGCTTTGATGCGGCGCTTGAATATGAGCTGCCCACGCCCGATGTCGCCGCCGAGGTTATGAAGGCGCGGTTGGCGTTGTTGGATACATCTGCCATCGATTGGTCTGCCGCGAGCGCCAGCGCCGAGGGCTTGAGTCACGCTGAGCTCGCGCGAGCCTGCGAGCAGGCCGCGAAGGACGCGTTGTTGGAGGATACGACGCGGTTGGAGACGGCGGGGCTTGTGGGGGCGTTGGATGAGCGCGAGCTTATCTTTGCAAAAAGGACGAGAGAGGGCGCGAAGGCGATGCTTCGTGGTGAGGTGGAGGTTAGGTCTTGA